One genomic segment of Hemiscyllium ocellatum isolate sHemOce1 chromosome 49, sHemOce1.pat.X.cur, whole genome shotgun sequence includes these proteins:
- the LOC132837318 gene encoding histone H2B type 1-O-like, producing the protein MPSVYKNGAPSPLSLILCLKVSDAMSDEKKGQQASKKGAEKIIKKAPAKGGKKRKRSRKESHSIYIYKVMKQVHADTISSSKAMSIMNSFVSDMFERIAGEASRQAHYNKRSTISSREIQTAVRLLLPRELAKHAVSEDTKAVTKYTSSK; encoded by the coding sequence ATGCCGTCAGTCTATAAAAATGGAGCTCCGAGCCCGCTTTCCCTTATTCTGTGTCTGAAAGTGAGCGACGCTATGTCTGATGAGAAGAAAGGGCAGCAAGCCTCCAAGAAGGGCGCTGAGAAAATCATCAAGAAGGCACCAGCGAAGGGTGGCAAGAAACGGAAAAGGTCCAGGAAAGAAAGTCATTCCATTTACATCTACAAAGTGATGAAGCAGGTTCACGCCGACACTATCAGCTCCTCCAAGGCCATGAGCATCATGAACTCGTTCGTCAGCGATATGTTCGAGCGCATCGCGGGGGAGGCTTCCCGTCAGGCCCACTACAACAAGCGCAGCACCATCAGCTCCCGGGAGATCCAGACCGCCGTGCGGCTGCTGCTGCCCAGGGAGCTGGCCAAGCACGCTGTGTCGGAGGACACAAAGGCGGTAACCAAGTACACCAGCTCCAAGTGA